In Salvelinus namaycush isolate Seneca chromosome 37, SaNama_1.0, whole genome shotgun sequence, the following are encoded in one genomic region:
- the LOC120031057 gene encoding 40S ribosomal protein S19, which translates to MPGVTVKDVNQQEFVRALSAFLKKSGKLKVPDWVDIVKLAKHKELAPSDENWFYTRAASTVRHLYLRGGAGVGSMTKIYGGRQRNGVCPAHFSVGSKNVARKVLQALELLKMVEKNPNGGRRLTAQGTRDLDRIAGQVAAAKLPPKAAPTV; encoded by the exons ATGCCTGGTGTCACAGTGAAAGACGTCAACCAGCAGGAGTTTGTCCGTGCCCTATCGGCTTTCCTGAAGAA GTCAGGAAAGCTGAAGGTCCCAGATTGGGTGGACATTGTCAAGCTGGCCAAACACAAGGAGCTGGCCCCCAGCGATGAGAACTGGTTCTACACCAGAGCTG CTTCCACAGTGCGCCACTTGTACCTGCGTGGGGGTGCCGGTGTTGGCTCCATGACCAAGATCTATGGTGGTCGCCAGAGGAACGGTGTGTGTCCCGCCCACTTCAGTGTCGGCTCCAAAAACGTGGCCCGCAAGGTGCTGCAGGCCCTTGAGCTTCTCAAGATGGTGGAGAAGAACCCCAACGG TGGTCGCAGACTAACCGCCCAGGGAACCAGAGATCTGGACAGGATTGCTGGCCAG GTTGCAGCTGCGAAGTTGCCCCCCAAGGCTGCCCCCACAGTTTAA